A single genomic interval of Amblyraja radiata isolate CabotCenter1 chromosome 3, sAmbRad1.1.pri, whole genome shotgun sequence harbors:
- the hnrnpk gene encoding heterogeneous nuclear ribonucleoprotein K isoform X8, whose protein sequence is METDQQDIKYNSPETNGKRPAEDHDGEQAFKRSRNNDQCVELRLLLQSKNAGAVIGKGGKNIKSLRTDYNASVSVPDSSGPERILSINADIETIGDILSKIIPTLEEYQHYKGKDFDCELRMLVHQSQAGSIIGVKGVKIKELRETTQTTIKLFQECCPHSTDRVVLLGGKPDRVVECIKIILGLLAESPVKGRAQPYDPNFYDETYDYGGFTMMFDDRGRRPVPFQMRGRGGPHPPSPGYERRGPMVMPNRGGRPMPPPRRDAYDDMSPPTRRGPPPMPRTGRGGRGGRVLPPPPPPRGDRTLYGRNRMSERYDGMGGSGYGGRGGYGDLGGPIITTQVTIPKDLAGSIIGKGGQRIKQIRHESGASIKIDEPLEGSEDRIITITGTQDQIQNAQYLLQNSAATAAALRT, encoded by the exons GCAAACGTCCTGCTGAGGACCATGATGGAGAACAAGCCTTTAAGCGGTCTCGGAATAATGACCAGTGTGTGGAACTACGGCTTCTCTTGCAAAGCAAG AATGCTGGTGCAGTGATTGGAAAAGGTGGCAAAAATATCAAGTCATTGCGCACAGAC TACAATGCCAGTGTATCAGTCCCAGACAGCAGTGGCCCCGAGCG CATATTGAGTATAAATGCAGATATTGAAACAATTGGTGACATATTATCGAAGATCATCCCAACTTTGGAAGAG TACCAGCACTATAAAGGAAAAGACTTTGACTGTGAACTACGTATGTTAGTTCATCAGAGCCAAGCTGGAAGTATTATTGGTGTCAAAGGAGTAAAGATAAAGGAACTAAGAGAA ACCACACAGACAACCATCAAATTGTTCCAGGAATGTTGTCCTCATTCAACTGATAGAGTTGTTCTCCTTGGTGGAAAGCCTGATAGAGTGGTTGAATGCATCAAAATTATCCTAGGCTTATTGGCAGAG tctcCGGTCAAAGGACGTGCTCAGCCATATGATCCAAATTTCTATGATGAAACCTACGATTATGGTGGGTTTACGATGATGTTTGATGACAGAGGAAGACGTCCTGTTCCTTTCCAAATGCGTGGTAGGGGTGGACCCCATCCTCCTTCACCTGGATATGAACGTAGGGGTCCTATGGTAATGCCAAACAGGGGTGGACGGCCCATGCCACCACCGAGAAGAGATGCGTATGATGACATGAGTCCACCAACACGTAGGGGTCCTCCACCTATGCCACGCACTGGAAGAGGTGGCAGAGGTGGCCGTGTTCttcccccgccacctccacccagAGG TGACCGTACTCTCTATGGCAGGAACAGAATGTCCGAGCGATACGATGGCATG GGTGGGTCTGGATATG GTGGCCGTGGTGGATATGGAGACTTGGGAGGGCCAATTATTACTACACAAGTCACAATCCCCAAAGAT TTGGCTGGTTCTATAATTGGTAAAGGAGGTCAGAGAATTAAACAGATTCGTCATGAATCAGGAGCATCTATCAAGATCGATGAACCACTTGAAGGCTCTGAGGATCGCATAATCACCATCACAggcacacaggaccagatccagaaTGCACAGTATCTGCTGCAAAACAG TGCAGCTACAGCAGCCGCTTTGCGCACTTAA
- the hnrnpk gene encoding heterogeneous nuclear ribonucleoprotein K isoform X1, with translation METDQQDIKYNSPETNGSSLSPGSCKRPAEDHDGEQAFKRSRNNDQCVELRLLLQSKNAGAVIGKGGKNIKSLRTDYNASVSVPDSSGPERILSINADIETIGDILSKIIPTLEETLQYQHYKGKDFDCELRMLVHQSQAGSIIGVKGVKIKELRETTQTTIKLFQECCPHSTDRVVLLGGKPDRVVECIKIILGLLAESPVKGRAQPYDPNFYDETYDYGGFTMMFDDRGRRPVPFQMRGRGGPHPPSPGYERRGPMVMPNRGGRPMPPPRRDAYDDMSPPTRRGPPPMPRTGRGGRGGRVLPPPPPPRGDRTLYGRNRMSERYDGMGGSGYGGRGGYGDLGGPIITTQVTIPKDLAGSIIGKGGQRIKQIRHESGASIKIDEPLEGSEDRIITITGTQDQIQNAQYLLQNSAATAAALRT, from the exons GCAAACGTCCTGCTGAGGACCATGATGGAGAACAAGCCTTTAAGCGGTCTCGGAATAATGACCAGTGTGTGGAACTACGGCTTCTCTTGCAAAGCAAG AATGCTGGTGCAGTGATTGGAAAAGGTGGCAAAAATATCAAGTCATTGCGCACAGAC TACAATGCCAGTGTATCAGTCCCAGACAGCAGTGGCCCCGAGCG CATATTGAGTATAAATGCAGATATTGAAACAATTGGTGACATATTATCGAAGATCATCCCAACTTTGGAAGAG ACCCTACAGTACCAGCACTATAAAGGAAAAGACTTTGACTGTGAACTACGTATGTTAGTTCATCAGAGCCAAGCTGGAAGTATTATTGGTGTCAAAGGAGTAAAGATAAAGGAACTAAGAGAA ACCACACAGACAACCATCAAATTGTTCCAGGAATGTTGTCCTCATTCAACTGATAGAGTTGTTCTCCTTGGTGGAAAGCCTGATAGAGTGGTTGAATGCATCAAAATTATCCTAGGCTTATTGGCAGAG tctcCGGTCAAAGGACGTGCTCAGCCATATGATCCAAATTTCTATGATGAAACCTACGATTATGGTGGGTTTACGATGATGTTTGATGACAGAGGAAGACGTCCTGTTCCTTTCCAAATGCGTGGTAGGGGTGGACCCCATCCTCCTTCACCTGGATATGAACGTAGGGGTCCTATGGTAATGCCAAACAGGGGTGGACGGCCCATGCCACCACCGAGAAGAGATGCGTATGATGACATGAGTCCACCAACACGTAGGGGTCCTCCACCTATGCCACGCACTGGAAGAGGTGGCAGAGGTGGCCGTGTTCttcccccgccacctccacccagAGG TGACCGTACTCTCTATGGCAGGAACAGAATGTCCGAGCGATACGATGGCATG GGTGGGTCTGGATATG GTGGCCGTGGTGGATATGGAGACTTGGGAGGGCCAATTATTACTACACAAGTCACAATCCCCAAAGAT TTGGCTGGTTCTATAATTGGTAAAGGAGGTCAGAGAATTAAACAGATTCGTCATGAATCAGGAGCATCTATCAAGATCGATGAACCACTTGAAGGCTCTGAGGATCGCATAATCACCATCACAggcacacaggaccagatccagaaTGCACAGTATCTGCTGCAAAACAG TGCAGCTACAGCAGCCGCTTTGCGCACTTAA
- the hnrnpk gene encoding heterogeneous nuclear ribonucleoprotein K isoform X6 — METDQQDIKYNSPETNGKRPAEDHDGEQAFKRSRNNDQCVELRLLLQSKNAGAVIGKGGKNIKSLRTDYNASVSVPDSSGPERILSINADIETIGDILSKIIPTLEETLQYQHYKGKDFDCELRMLVHQSQAGSIIGVKGVKIKELRETTQTTIKLFQECCPHSTDRVVLLGGKPDRVVECIKIILGLLAESPVKGRAQPYDPNFYDETYDYGGFTMMFDDRGRRPVPFQMRGRGGPHPPSPGYERRGPMVMPNRGGRPMPPPRRDAYDDMSPPTRRGPPPMPRTGRGGRGGRVLPPPPPPRGDRTLYGRNRMSERYDGMGGSGYGGRGGYGDLGGPIITTQVTIPKDLAGSIIGKGGQRIKQIRHESGASIKIDEPLEGSEDRIITITGTQDQIQNAQYLLQNSAATAAALRT, encoded by the exons GCAAACGTCCTGCTGAGGACCATGATGGAGAACAAGCCTTTAAGCGGTCTCGGAATAATGACCAGTGTGTGGAACTACGGCTTCTCTTGCAAAGCAAG AATGCTGGTGCAGTGATTGGAAAAGGTGGCAAAAATATCAAGTCATTGCGCACAGAC TACAATGCCAGTGTATCAGTCCCAGACAGCAGTGGCCCCGAGCG CATATTGAGTATAAATGCAGATATTGAAACAATTGGTGACATATTATCGAAGATCATCCCAACTTTGGAAGAG ACCCTACAGTACCAGCACTATAAAGGAAAAGACTTTGACTGTGAACTACGTATGTTAGTTCATCAGAGCCAAGCTGGAAGTATTATTGGTGTCAAAGGAGTAAAGATAAAGGAACTAAGAGAA ACCACACAGACAACCATCAAATTGTTCCAGGAATGTTGTCCTCATTCAACTGATAGAGTTGTTCTCCTTGGTGGAAAGCCTGATAGAGTGGTTGAATGCATCAAAATTATCCTAGGCTTATTGGCAGAG tctcCGGTCAAAGGACGTGCTCAGCCATATGATCCAAATTTCTATGATGAAACCTACGATTATGGTGGGTTTACGATGATGTTTGATGACAGAGGAAGACGTCCTGTTCCTTTCCAAATGCGTGGTAGGGGTGGACCCCATCCTCCTTCACCTGGATATGAACGTAGGGGTCCTATGGTAATGCCAAACAGGGGTGGACGGCCCATGCCACCACCGAGAAGAGATGCGTATGATGACATGAGTCCACCAACACGTAGGGGTCCTCCACCTATGCCACGCACTGGAAGAGGTGGCAGAGGTGGCCGTGTTCttcccccgccacctccacccagAGG TGACCGTACTCTCTATGGCAGGAACAGAATGTCCGAGCGATACGATGGCATG GGTGGGTCTGGATATG GTGGCCGTGGTGGATATGGAGACTTGGGAGGGCCAATTATTACTACACAAGTCACAATCCCCAAAGAT TTGGCTGGTTCTATAATTGGTAAAGGAGGTCAGAGAATTAAACAGATTCGTCATGAATCAGGAGCATCTATCAAGATCGATGAACCACTTGAAGGCTCTGAGGATCGCATAATCACCATCACAggcacacaggaccagatccagaaTGCACAGTATCTGCTGCAAAACAG TGCAGCTACAGCAGCCGCTTTGCGCACTTAA